In Sphingobacterium thalpophilum, a genomic segment contains:
- a CDS encoding RteC domain-containing protein, whose translation MNKFYNETLHKLETSISELEIETDCSIQRIEAVIHLIVECLSDVKEYVLKKGFRNVDEEIRFFKYQKPTIVAKLIYYNAIYKIETRKPYGAKRIRKYFTKELKKLKRFFDNNLDFYKYYRSNNSFVDEKFFVRDKHDIRLWLDTFYFEADHRFSTSHDYKVAKIIANDLIQVYLEDRLNNINQKKVSDNSLKWTASKTALTELIYALYSHGVFNNGNTDIKLIAKTFEDAFNIELGDFYHTFMELKARKINRTKFLDNLCEALIKKMDEQDEK comes from the coding sequence ATGAATAAATTCTATAATGAAACACTACATAAACTTGAAACATCAATCAGCGAATTGGAAATTGAAACTGATTGCTCCATACAGCGTATAGAAGCCGTTATACACCTGATTGTAGAATGCCTGTCCGATGTAAAAGAGTATGTCTTGAAAAAAGGGTTTAGAAATGTTGATGAAGAAATCCGTTTTTTCAAATATCAAAAACCAACTATTGTTGCAAAACTCATCTACTATAATGCCATTTATAAAATTGAAACAAGAAAGCCCTATGGAGCAAAACGCATCAGGAAATATTTTACCAAAGAGCTAAAAAAGCTAAAAAGGTTCTTTGACAACAACCTTGATTTTTACAAGTATTACCGAAGTAATAATTCTTTTGTTGACGAGAAGTTTTTTGTACGTGATAAGCACGATATAAGACTATGGTTGGACACATTTTATTTTGAGGCAGACCATCGCTTTTCTACTTCGCACGATTATAAGGTTGCCAAGATAATTGCCAATGACCTGATACAAGTTTATTTGGAAGACAGGTTAAATAATATCAATCAGAAAAAGGTTTCAGACAATTCGTTGAAATGGACAGCAAGTAAAACTGCACTCACGGAACTCATTTATGCACTGTACTCCCACGGTGTATTTAACAATGGGAATACAGACATAAAATTGATTGCCAAAACTTTTGAAGATGCCTTTAATATTGAATTAGGCGACTTTTACCACACGTTTATGGAACTGAAAGCCCGCAAAATAAACCGTACAAAATTCCTTGACAATCTGTGTGAAGCACTGATAAAGAAAATGGACGAGCAGGACGAAAAGTAA